ACGGACCCCAAGGCCCACAGTGAGCAGGTAAAGCAGGGGTACATCTCGGGCATCCCGGAAGAGGCGCCGTCCGTTATTACCTTAAACATGCGGGCAGCTAGCGCATGCGTGAACGAGTTCGTCGCTCGAGCCTTCCCCTTCCGTGAGGACCCCAACCACAAGTATGCACGCATACGGTTTTCGCTCTCCGGGGGCTACGAGGAGTACGAAGCCGAACGCGACCTCCCACGGTCCGAGTCTCCTACTCTTGCGCAAGGTGACGCTGAGCCTCTGCTGGGCCTTCCCGCCCTGGGAGCGGCTTGATGAGCTTGTTCAAGACCTTCGCACGCAAAGTCGTTCTGAAGTTTGATCACTTGCTTCCCCCTCGGCGACTCATAGTCGTCAAGGGGGACTCCCTACCCCCTGAAATGCCAATCCGCGCGATTGTTTTAGCTAGGGATGGCAGCGAGGACTGGTGTGTCGGGATGCAGTGCCCCTGTGGGTGCGGCCGAACGATCGAGCTTCTGGTTATCGATGAGGCCAAGCCGCGGTGGGACTACAAGGTCGACGCTGATGGCCTCCCTTCGCTTCACCCCTCTGTCTGGCTGAACAACGGCTGCTGCTCACATTTCTGGCTCAAGAAAGGCCGTATCCATTGGTGCCGTTAAGCAGCTATACCCGAACGACTGAACCCAATCACAACGAGAGGAAAACCTGATGCGCATGAATGGATTGGAACGACTGGCGCACAGCATGCGAGCGCTGGATGTCGATATGCAGAAATTTCTCTTCACAAATGGAGCAGCCAGCTTTGACTGCTTGTTCTCCATGCGGGGGGACTACGAGCTCTCGCTGACCTCACGGGGAGTCAACCCCAGGTTCTTCCTGTTCCCGATCTCCGATGATTTTCATCTGTCGAGCTATCTGAGTAAGCACACCCTCAATGAGCTACTGGGCGTCCTCAAAACCCATGGGCTATCAACCCAAGGCTTCAGTACCTCACGTTTCTTTCAGGCTCTGGACCTCGCTGTGCCGCACCAGGCCCAACAAGCCCGCGTACCTACCGCACAAGCGATCTTGGACCTTCGCCACGATCTTGAAGAAAGAGATCGCCCATTTTTCGACGCATGGATCTACTGGACGGAAAGAGGCCCCCGAATCGAAAACCTGGAGAAGACAATGAAGCTATTGGGGCCACAAGCACGTGAATTCAGCATCAAGAACCGGGCGTCCTCCAGGTGGAGCGCAATTGATCTGGGCAGGGCCTGGAGATAATTTAGAACGCTCAAAAATCAAGAGTGAGAGCTCGATAAAACAAGCGAGCTCCCAGCATCACTCGCGTCAGCCACACCCAGCCAGCGCTGGCTTACGTTGCAGGGAGCAACACGCATTGAAGGCCCCCATCACACGAACCGAATTCAAATACAAACGCCCTGATATTCGGCACCCGCACAGCTCAGTGGCTAATTTCAAGGGAGAGAATATCGTTTGGTGGTATAGCTTCATACGCAATAATCGCCAGGGTGAAAGGTCAATCCCGGAAGTCGAGGTGATATTTAAAACGCTCTATGGCGATGTCCCTGGCTCAATTACCAGTGCAATCATTCCTCTTGCCGCGCTGCCTCATTACCAACTAGGAAGTGTCTGGAGCGACGGAGAGTGCGTATCCGACACAGGCATGGCCCAAGAAGAGTTCAATGTAAATTTTTCACCTAAAGGTTACGGCATCACATCTCGAAATGAGCTTAGGAAAACAGGGCAAGGCCATATATTTCATGATGCCGAATATGAGCTTCCGCTGCGCTGCTGGTCCAGCAAGCTAATCAACTTTAGATTACCTGACAACAAAAACCTTCTAGTCCCATGCACAGAATACTTCGTGCGAGCATACGCACACAACATGATAATATGCAGATCCATATGCACCCTACTATTCGACGAGGTACTTTCAGCCTTGTTCGAATGCAAAACCCCCGATGCCTATCGGTGGCTTATTAAGCCCAAGAGAAACATCCCAGATTCTGAAGCCGTATTCTTGGCGCATTTGCTATACGACAATTTCACACATAATGAAGTCCGCCGACTGAACAGTAATTTCACTTCTTCGGCTCCGGGTGGAAAAGTATTTCCAGAGGTAAGGCCCTGGTTCGAGGGCAGAGGTAAACTTCTCTGTCGTGGACGATGGATTAATGAAGGGAATACGTTTTTGTGCCTAGATCTGTGTAAATCATCCAATCCTGCAGGCCCAAGGATTGAGCTTTTCCGGGATGAATTTGACAACACTAACGGAGAAGCTGGCGGCCGCACTATTATACCTCAACCCACTAGGCTCCCAAAGGACGGCGAACCTGTAAACGAAGAGTCCCATGTACCCCCAGACGCCCAAGCCGAAAAAATCGTAGTGAATCTACGGCCCTTTGGAACCCTAGGCCCAGAACGGAATGTAAAAATATTAAAATATATCAATCAAACGAAGAGGGGTTGGCGTGGGCCTGGTCCTTCCAAGGCTGATACCTTTTCCAGCGGTGATGGTACCGGCACTGGCAAAAATGTCGGGAAGTCAGAGCACGTGTCCGATGTGGCATTAGAGTCTCATGGTTTCTTATTAGATATCTGGAACGCTTTTCTCTCAATCAAGCGGGACAACCCTAAGCAGTTCAAAGATCTGAGCTGGCACGCTTCTAATGGATTTGGAGTTTCTTCCCCACCTATTATTAATCTGTTCGACCCTAATGGTCTTTCAAAGGGCGCACGCAACTGGATTCACCTTTACCGAAGCATCAATTGGGATGACAAACGGTGCCGCGGCCTCATGGTACTGCGCTTGATTATCGACAACCAAACTTTTTATTGCTTTGAGATAGAGCGCCAGGAAGCTAGTGATCAGGTTCATGACCCTAGGGGTTATTCCGGAGTTTTGTTTAGAGCGCACACCATTGACCCCGAAGCATTTAAGAACTTCGTAAAATCTGTAATGACCAAGATCATAAAGAACAAGGGGGTATTTAAAGGCATGATGGATCAATTCCCAGAGGATGCCCTGCTTATCACACATCACATTAAAGACCCATATGTGCGCTATCGCACCGCG
This genomic stretch from Pseudomonas entomophila harbors:
- a CDS encoding DUF6527 family protein, which produces MQCPCGCGRTIELLVIDEAKPRWDYKVDADGLPSLHPSVWLNNGCCSHFWLKKGRIHWCR
- a CDS encoding DUF6037 family protein — encoded protein: MRMNGLERLAHSMRALDVDMQKFLFTNGAASFDCLFSMRGDYELSLTSRGVNPRFFLFPISDDFHLSSYLSKHTLNELLGVLKTHGLSTQGFSTSRFFQALDLAVPHQAQQARVPTAQAILDLRHDLEERDRPFFDAWIYWTERGPRIENLEKTMKLLGPQAREFSIKNRASSRWSAIDLGRAWR